A stretch of Mesoplodon densirostris isolate mMesDen1 chromosome 9, mMesDen1 primary haplotype, whole genome shotgun sequence DNA encodes these proteins:
- the LSMEM1 gene encoding leucine-rich single-pass membrane protein 1, which translates to MVLRRCAKAGTMNPSSQDTGSGGIPEDRKLYVVDSINDLNKLNLCPAGSQHLFPLEEKIPDIGTNSGSGNHSLFLVGLIIVLIVSLALVSFVIFLIVQTGNKMEDVSRRLAAEGKDIDDLKKINSIIVKRLNQLDSEQN; encoded by the exons ATGGTCCTCCGGAGGTGTGCTAAGGCAG GGACAATGAATCCTTCTTCCCAGGACACCGGCTCTGGCGGCATTCCTGAAGATAGAAAGCTTTATGTTGTGGATTCCATAAATGACTTAAACAAACTAAACCTCTGTCCTGCCGGATCGCAGCATCTGTTCC CTCTAGAGGAGAAAATCCCGGACATCGGCACTAACTCAGGAAGTGGAAACCACAGTCTGTTTTTGGTGGGGCTGATCATCGTGCTGATTGTCAGCCTGGCACTGGTTTCCTTCGTGATATTTCTGATAG ttcaaACTGGCAACAAGATGGAAGATGTGTCAAGAAGACTAGCAGCTGAGGGAAAGGACATAGATGATCTTAAGAAAATCAACAGCATCATTGTAAAGAGACTCAACCAACTGGACTCTGAGCAGAACTAA